A genomic region of Runella rosea contains the following coding sequences:
- a CDS encoding Bax inhibitor-1/YccA family protein: MANPTLSEKSFIKAAREGVGQGPMTVQGTVNKIILMGALVLASALGSWFLFASNPALIMPLAIGGAIAGFVIALILAFKQHLAPTLAPLYAVVEGVFVGATTLIFESMYPGIGLSAVLLTFAILAGIVGLYKAGVIRATPTFKRTILAATAGVAIFYLVAMVLRMFSIEMPLIYDNGWFGIGFSLFVVGLAAFNLVLDLDMIEQGAEHGAPKYMEWYCAFGMIVTIVWLYIEVLRLLAKLSSRD; encoded by the coding sequence ATCATTTATAAAAGCCGCGCGGGAAGGTGTTGGGCAGGGCCCAATGACCGTGCAGGGTACCGTCAATAAAATCATCCTGATGGGGGCGCTCGTACTCGCCTCGGCGCTAGGAAGCTGGTTTCTGTTTGCTTCCAATCCAGCGTTGATTATGCCTTTGGCCATTGGCGGAGCCATTGCGGGCTTTGTGATAGCGTTAATTTTGGCTTTTAAACAACACCTCGCTCCTACGCTTGCGCCCCTGTATGCAGTAGTGGAAGGTGTTTTTGTAGGCGCTACTACGCTTATTTTTGAAAGTATGTATCCTGGCATTGGCCTTTCGGCCGTGTTGCTCACATTTGCGATATTGGCTGGAATAGTCGGTTTGTACAAAGCTGGTGTGATTCGCGCCACGCCTACATTTAAGCGGACTATTTTAGCAGCTACTGCAGGCGTTGCTATCTTCTATTTGGTCGCAATGGTGTTGAGGATGTTTAGTATTGAGATGCCGCTTATCTACGATAATGGTTGGTTTGGTATAGGCTTTTCGCTTTTTGTGGTAGGCTTAGCAGCCTTTAATTTAGTATTGGACCTCGACATGATTGAGCAAGGTGCCGAACATGGTGCTCCTAAATACATGGAATGGTACTGTGCTTTTGGCATGATTGTGACCATTGTGTGGCTGTACATCGAAGTACTTCGGTTGTTAGCGAAGCTTTCCAGCCGCGATTAA
- a CDS encoding SusC/RagA family TonB-linked outer membrane protein: MRKFFTTTCLVASMLVSLASYAQDRLLKGRVLSKDGSSLPGASIVIKGSDRGTSANSTGDFSISGPPNAVLVVSFIGYKPQEIATGNQTTFDISLDEDASILSEVVVTALGITREKKALGYSVQEVSGKQMTQARTTNFVNALSGKIAGVQVTGSNGAPGASSRILIRGASSIGSNNQPLFVVDGIPIDNGNYGSGTGVDYGNGAASINPDDIENVSVLKGPSAAALYGSRGANGVILITTKSGKGSKGIGVSVNSNTAFDSPFRLPEWQNEYGQGNKGLFSFVDGTGKGVNDGVDESWGPKMDGRLLPQFDSPIAADGTRTPTPFIPHPDNVNQFFQTGKTFTNNIAITGGNEKGDFRLSYTDLNQTGILPNTDYKRRTVSLNAGWNLTKKLSIRATGNYVVDGSDNRTNWGLYFIWFGRQVDMEKLQNYQAPGSIYQYNWNYNYWTNPYYVLNLSTKYNKRDRVYGNLAATYKFNDWLTLTARSGTDVYIDRRKTKNAARIDNLNGSKQYDSYNEEQIFIRESNSDVLLTATHKFGEFDVAANFGANHRSNYYQRNYMGATELAIPRVWNLGNSRQAKVAENSFTEKQVNSVYAAANIGFRNYLFLDLTARNDWSSALPSNNRSYFYPSGSLSAVLTDMFNIKSTVLSFAKVRAGIARVGNDTDAYRLIQAYKYENPWGSTPSLSENNAMLNANLKPELTNSYEIGAEVKLWRNRVGLDVTYYDKQSFNQILDVNISQSTGFNSKLLNAGKLQNKGIEIQLSATPVKAGPFQWDIAVNWARNQNKVIELAEGLTTYTLGTVRGMSIEARVGQPYGTFFGQGFARDPSGNIIYDKSGYPTLNPTRRILGNFTPKWIGGFQNTFTYKNVSLSTLIDVKQGGDIFSQSVNIGRYTGVLAETVLGREGGIVGEGVVNTGTATEPVFVPNTTRISSEEWHHKYYALTNNEGTIFDGSFVKLREVKLTYVISGQVFKKLPFRDISLSVVGRNLLLLHSNVPHIDPETSFYNDGNLQGIENGQVPTTRSVGFNISFNL; encoded by the coding sequence ATGAGGAAGTTTTTTACCACAACCTGTTTAGTGGCCTCTATGCTTGTCTCTTTAGCGAGCTATGCCCAAGATCGACTGTTGAAAGGCCGTGTCCTTTCTAAAGACGGCTCAAGCCTACCAGGCGCCAGCATCGTCATCAAAGGTTCCGACCGCGGAACCAGTGCAAATTCAACGGGAGATTTTTCCATCTCGGGCCCTCCTAACGCCGTTTTAGTTGTTTCTTTCATCGGCTACAAGCCGCAAGAAATTGCCACGGGCAATCAAACAACTTTTGATATTTCGTTGGATGAAGATGCCTCTATTCTGAGTGAAGTTGTCGTAACCGCTTTGGGAATTACCCGCGAGAAAAAAGCCTTGGGCTATTCGGTTCAGGAAGTAAGTGGCAAACAAATGACGCAAGCGCGTACCACCAACTTCGTAAATGCGCTTTCGGGGAAAATCGCTGGGGTGCAGGTCACTGGCTCCAACGGCGCGCCGGGTGCTTCTTCCCGGATTCTGATTCGGGGCGCAAGTTCCATCGGGAGCAACAACCAGCCTTTGTTTGTGGTTGATGGGATTCCTATTGATAATGGTAACTATGGCTCAGGAACGGGCGTAGACTACGGCAATGGCGCGGCATCTATCAACCCCGACGACATTGAAAACGTAAGCGTTCTGAAAGGGCCAAGCGCGGCGGCTTTATACGGCTCACGAGGGGCGAATGGCGTTATTTTGATTACGACCAAAAGCGGTAAAGGCTCGAAAGGTATTGGCGTTTCGGTCAATTCAAACACCGCATTTGACAGTCCGTTCCGTTTGCCTGAGTGGCAAAATGAATACGGACAAGGCAACAAAGGCCTGTTCTCATTTGTGGATGGAACTGGAAAAGGAGTAAACGACGGCGTGGATGAAAGCTGGGGCCCAAAAATGGACGGCCGACTTTTGCCGCAATTTGACTCGCCGATTGCCGCCGACGGTACCCGCACGCCTACCCCTTTTATTCCGCATCCTGATAACGTCAATCAATTCTTCCAAACAGGTAAGACTTTCACCAACAACATTGCCATTACGGGTGGAAACGAAAAAGGTGATTTTCGTCTTTCATATACTGACCTGAATCAAACGGGGATTTTGCCCAACACCGATTACAAACGCCGTACTGTATCGCTGAATGCGGGTTGGAATCTGACCAAAAAATTGAGCATTCGAGCAACGGGTAACTACGTAGTAGATGGTAGCGACAATCGTACGAACTGGGGCCTTTATTTTATCTGGTTCGGCCGTCAGGTGGACATGGAAAAATTGCAGAATTATCAGGCACCGGGCAGCATTTATCAATACAACTGGAACTACAACTACTGGACCAACCCGTATTATGTGTTGAACCTGAGCACCAAATACAATAAGCGCGACCGCGTGTATGGCAACTTAGCCGCTACCTATAAATTTAACGATTGGCTGACGCTGACAGCACGCTCAGGAACCGACGTATACATTGACCGTCGTAAAACCAAAAACGCCGCCCGGATTGATAACCTCAACGGTTCTAAACAGTACGATAGCTACAACGAAGAGCAGATTTTTATTCGCGAATCTAACTCAGATGTTCTGTTAACCGCTACGCATAAATTCGGTGAGTTTGACGTGGCCGCCAATTTTGGTGCCAACCACCGCAGCAATTATTATCAACGCAACTACATGGGCGCTACGGAGTTGGCAATTCCTCGCGTATGGAACTTGGGTAACTCGCGCCAAGCCAAAGTTGCCGAAAACTCGTTTACCGAAAAACAAGTAAACAGCGTATACGCGGCCGCAAACATCGGCTTTAGAAATTACCTCTTTCTGGATTTGACCGCTCGTAACGACTGGTCAAGCGCTCTGCCTTCCAACAACCGTTCGTACTTCTATCCTTCGGGGTCGTTGAGTGCGGTATTGACGGATATGTTTAATATCAAATCTACGGTATTATCATTTGCCAAAGTACGGGCGGGGATTGCGCGCGTAGGAAACGACACCGATGCCTATCGTTTGATTCAGGCATACAAGTACGAAAACCCGTGGGGCAGCACACCTTCATTGTCGGAAAACAACGCCATGTTGAACGCAAATTTAAAGCCAGAGTTGACCAATTCGTATGAGATTGGCGCAGAGGTTAAACTGTGGCGCAACCGCGTTGGATTGGACGTGACGTACTATGACAAACAATCGTTCAACCAGATTTTGGACGTAAATATTTCACAATCGACGGGCTTCAATTCTAAACTTTTGAATGCGGGTAAATTGCAAAATAAAGGTATTGAGATTCAACTGAGCGCCACTCCTGTAAAAGCGGGACCGTTTCAGTGGGACATTGCAGTCAACTGGGCGCGTAACCAAAATAAAGTCATTGAATTGGCCGAAGGCTTAACTACGTATACTTTAGGAACGGTGCGGGGAATGAGCATCGAAGCCCGGGTAGGACAGCCGTACGGAACTTTCTTCGGGCAAGGTTTTGCCCGTGATCCAAGCGGCAATATCATTTATGACAAGAGCGGTTATCCTACATTAAATCCTACCCGTCGAATTTTGGGGAATTTCACCCCTAAGTGGATTGGTGGTTTCCAGAATACTTTCACTTACAAAAATGTTTCTTTGAGTACCCTGATTGATGTGAAACAGGGCGGTGATATTTTCTCGCAATCGGTAAACATCGGCCGCTATACGGGTGTATTGGCAGAAACGGTACTGGGTCGCGAAGGAGGCATTGTCGGAGAAGGAGTTGTAAATACAGGAACTGCTACGGAGCCAGTATTCGTACCAAATACCACGCGGATTTCTTCGGAAGAATGGCACCACAAATATTACGCGCTGACCAACAATGAAGGAACTATTTTTGACGGAAGTTTTGTGAAACTGAGAGAAGTGAAGCTGACCTATGTGATTAGCGGTCAGGTGTTTAAGAAACTTCCGTTCCGTGATATTTCGCTCTCTGTAGTGGGTAGAAACTTGCTTTTGTTGCATAGCAATGTGCCGCATATTGACCCCGAAACCAGTTTTTATAACGATGGAAACCTACAGGGGATTGAGAACGGACAAGTTCCAACCACCCGCAGTGTTGGTTTCAACATCAGTTTTAATCTGTAA
- a CDS encoding dipeptidase, whose product MKTLNQFTLISCFAFTALSVAAQDDAALLKKAKKIHEKAFTVDTHADTPMLLSRGGFDITKDNDARTSNSKVDYPRMKRGGLDAIFFAVYLGQGPRTSEAHEAAKKRALGIFDAVNTTLKQTSELAELATTPEDAYRIGKTGKRVIFIGVENGYAMGHDLPMLQKFYDLGARYMTLCHSSNNDICDSSTDPKGAEYQGLSPLGEQVVKEMNRLGMIIDVSHVSDSTFYDVIRQSKVPVVATHSGAKAICNHPRNLTDDMLKALAKNGGVIQLNLLSDYIKTIPPSPEREGALKELYAKYSIKDRRGMMTLPEAEQQKARADFMELNKKYPIQLATVKDAIDHIDHIVKVIGIDHVGMGADFDGGGALADCFDVSQYENMTIELVRRGYSKKDIEKIWSGNFFRVMKAVEKGKTRELSLK is encoded by the coding sequence ATGAAGACCCTTAACCAATTTACACTCATTTCCTGTTTTGCATTTACGGCCTTATCGGTGGCAGCACAGGACGATGCCGCTTTGCTGAAAAAAGCGAAGAAAATTCACGAAAAAGCTTTTACCGTAGATACCCACGCCGACACGCCGATGTTGCTCTCTCGTGGTGGGTTTGACATTACCAAAGACAATGACGCCCGTACCAGCAATAGCAAAGTAGATTATCCGCGTATGAAACGCGGAGGATTAGATGCTATTTTCTTTGCCGTTTATTTAGGTCAAGGACCGCGTACGTCCGAAGCCCACGAAGCAGCCAAAAAACGTGCTTTGGGTATTTTTGATGCGGTCAATACCACGTTGAAACAAACGAGCGAATTGGCCGAACTCGCTACCACGCCCGAAGATGCCTACCGCATTGGAAAAACAGGCAAACGGGTGATTTTTATCGGGGTAGAAAATGGCTATGCTATGGGGCATGATTTACCAATGTTGCAGAAATTTTACGATTTGGGAGCCCGTTACATGACGCTTTGCCATTCAAGTAACAACGATATTTGCGATTCCTCGACGGACCCCAAAGGGGCCGAATACCAAGGGTTAAGCCCATTGGGTGAGCAAGTGGTCAAAGAAATGAACCGTTTGGGTATGATTATCGATGTGTCGCACGTATCAGACTCTACGTTTTATGACGTGATTCGGCAGTCTAAAGTGCCTGTTGTGGCAACGCATTCTGGCGCAAAGGCCATCTGTAATCACCCGCGTAATCTCACCGACGATATGCTCAAAGCATTGGCTAAAAATGGCGGGGTGATTCAATTAAACTTGTTGAGCGATTATATCAAGACCATTCCGCCAAGCCCCGAAAGAGAAGGTGCGCTGAAAGAACTATACGCAAAATACAGCATCAAAGACCGCCGTGGAATGATGACGTTGCCAGAGGCGGAGCAGCAAAAAGCGCGCGCCGATTTTATGGAATTGAATAAAAAATACCCGATTCAGTTGGCTACCGTCAAAGACGCCATCGATCACATCGACCACATCGTGAAGGTAATCGGCATTGACCACGTGGGCATGGGGGCCGATTTTGACGGCGGCGGCGCATTGGCAGACTGCTTCGATGTGAGCCAATACGAAAACATGACCATCGAATTGGTGCGTCGGGGTTATTCTAAAAAAGACATTGAAAAAATCTGGAGTGGTAATTTCTTCCGCGTGATGAAGGCCGTTGAAAAAGGAAAAACGCGCGAATTAAGTCTCAAATAA
- a CDS encoding SusD/RagB family nutrient-binding outer membrane lipoprotein — MKNIFHSFRYKALTAALMLSVTACTDKFDEINTNPNAPSVATADLFLPHGIQSAVDAYWGGSLGMDIGNLIPQYWARIQYTDIDQYSISSDVYSGAWQTFHVEALPDYQRIYKLGVDTKNPNYQAVAMIMRSWVYSLLTDIYGDIPYTQSLQGLEGVLQPKYDTQKEVYAGIIKELKAANDMIDAVDKSKAIAGDILFANNLTRWKKFANSLSLRLLNRMLSKADAAMDVKTEIARILGDPAKYPVIESNADNIQLNYLDATNNNNPINQNRKTRDDHRVSATIVNKLAAMKDARLAVYADKPADGGDYKGVPNGLSNADANTLGLSKTSKVGAYFVSATAPGVILSYSELLFIKAEMAYKGITAAGDVAANYTNAITASHTQYKLTVGADYLAANALKTGADGYTQIMEQKWIALYGQGIEAWTEFRRTGIPALKPAVINVNGGVIPTRLPYPGSEESLNYTNFSAALKQQGGANDMKLKLWIAK; from the coding sequence ATGAAAAATATATTTCACTCTTTTCGCTATAAAGCCCTCACTGCTGCACTCATGCTCAGCGTCACGGCTTGTACGGATAAATTTGACGAAATCAATACCAATCCCAATGCACCTTCGGTAGCCACGGCCGACTTGTTTTTGCCGCACGGTATTCAAAGTGCCGTTGATGCCTATTGGGGCGGATCGTTGGGGATGGATATTGGCAATTTGATTCCCCAATATTGGGCGCGTATCCAATACACCGACATCGACCAGTATTCAATCTCCAGCGATGTGTACAGCGGCGCATGGCAAACCTTCCACGTGGAGGCATTGCCCGACTACCAGCGGATTTATAAGCTAGGCGTTGACACAAAAAACCCCAACTATCAGGCAGTAGCCATGATTATGCGCTCTTGGGTTTATTCATTGTTGACCGATATTTACGGGGATATTCCTTATACGCAGTCACTTCAAGGCTTAGAGGGTGTTTTACAACCCAAATATGATACCCAAAAGGAGGTATACGCAGGTATCATCAAGGAGTTGAAGGCGGCCAATGACATGATTGACGCTGTCGATAAATCCAAAGCCATTGCGGGCGATATTCTTTTTGCCAATAACCTGACCCGTTGGAAGAAATTTGCTAATTCGTTGAGTTTGCGTCTGCTTAACCGGATGCTGAGTAAAGCCGATGCGGCAATGGATGTTAAAACCGAAATCGCTCGTATCTTGGGTGACCCCGCTAAATATCCCGTCATTGAGTCTAATGCCGACAACATTCAACTTAATTATCTGGATGCAACCAACAATAACAATCCCATCAATCAAAACCGAAAAACCCGCGATGACCACCGCGTGAGCGCTACGATTGTGAACAAATTGGCGGCAATGAAAGATGCACGTTTGGCTGTTTATGCCGACAAGCCAGCCGATGGTGGTGATTATAAAGGTGTTCCGAACGGTCTTTCCAATGCCGATGCCAACACCTTGGGTTTATCAAAAACCTCAAAAGTAGGCGCTTATTTTGTGAGTGCCACCGCTCCTGGTGTTATTTTGAGTTACTCGGAATTACTGTTTATCAAAGCAGAAATGGCTTACAAAGGAATTACGGCGGCGGGCGATGTCGCGGCCAATTATACCAATGCCATTACGGCTTCGCACACGCAGTATAAATTGACGGTAGGTGCTGATTATTTGGCGGCCAACGCGTTGAAAACGGGCGCAGACGGGTATACGCAAATCATGGAACAAAAATGGATTGCTTTGTACGGGCAGGGAATTGAAGCATGGACGGAGTTTCGACGCACGGGAATTCCTGCTTTGAAGCCTGCGGTGATCAACGTAAACGGAGGTGTGATTCCGACGCGTTTGCCGTACCCAGGTTCTGAAGAATCGCTGAACTATACTAACTTTAGCGCCGCACTTAAACAACAAGGAGGAGCAAACGACATGAAGTTGAAGCTCTGGATTGCAAAGTAA